A single genomic interval of Malania oleifera isolate guangnan ecotype guangnan chromosome 11, ASM2987363v1, whole genome shotgun sequence harbors:
- the LOC131168060 gene encoding UPF0481 protein At3g47200-like, translated as MAAPEEVTFMEAFSANQSAVARENAALLHRSGNSLAVLSDEIEMQSIVIPGEASSCPPETTDQWLQSIMNDGSTSNRNQKPRIQKVPRMLRKIKSNENCYEPHVVSIGPYYHGKRELEAVEKLKVPMARDYIESCNTSGLSVRAMYDKVAAVAVEARQCYAKDATKGLDNEAFAQMMFLDGCFILQFIYYYEENKHAEMKMRSLEIAFVRRDLFLLENQLPFLVLKVLMSLRFQEEEGINKINSFIEHTRALPPPGRPLLNSENQPDKEPAHLLDLLRAQLIKLPDKKIATKSNNRSSLWYSYRSVKELKTAGIKFRPSKTRSFRDIMFEQCCVVGFLKLPPVTVDDSTKSILLNLVAYEACPDAPDDLGVTSYICFMDSLIDHAEDVKELQSKGILLNYLGSDQQVADLFNEIANNLVDNPELYMEVRMRIEEHYKNRFRVWIAEGLNTHFSSPWTFLAFFGAFFAIFLTSVQTYYAVFSRK; from the coding sequence ATGGCAGCTCCCGAGGAGGTGACTTTCATGGAAGCGTTCTCTGCAAATCAGAGTGCAGTAGCCAGAGAAAATGCAGCTTTACTACACAGAAGTGGCAATTCGCTTGCTGTCTTATCTGACGAGATTGAAATGCAGAGCATTGTAATCCCCGGGGAAGCAAGTTCCTGCCCTCCTGAAACTACAGACCAGTGGTTGCAATCCATAATGAATGATGGGTCTACAAGCAATAGAAATCAAAAGCCCAGGATACAGAAGGTCCCGAGGATGCTGCGCAAGATCAAATCCAACGAGAATTGCTACGAACCGCACGTGGTTTCAATTGGTCCTTACTACCATGGGAAGCGGGAGCTCGAAGCAGTGGAGAAGCTCAAGGTTCCAATGGCACGAGATTACATAGAAAGCTGTAATACCAGTGGGTTGTCAGTTCGTGCGATGTATGACAAGGTTGCAGCGGTGGCGGTTGAAGCAAGGCAGTGCTATGCGAAGGACGCAACGAAAGGCCTGGACAATGAGGCCTTTGCTCAGATGATGTTCCTGGACGGCTGCTTCATTCTCCAGTTCATTTATTATTATGAAGAAAACAAGCATGCAGAAATGAAGATGAGAAGCCTGGAAATTGCTTTCGTGCGGCGGGACTTGTTCTTGTTGGAGAATCAACTCCCTTTTCTCGTCCTCAAGGTGCTGATGAGCTTGAGGTTTCAAGAAGAAGAAGGGATAAATAAGATCAACAGTTTCATTGAGCATACAAGGGCACTCCCCCCTCCGGGAAGGCCTCTGTTAAACAGCGAAAATCAGCCTGATAAAGAACCAGCTCACCTACTTGACCTACTACGGGCTCAGCTCATCAAGTTGCCGGATAAAAAAATTGCTACCAAGTCCAATAATAGGAGCAGTCTTTGGTACTCATATCGATCAGTAAAGGAGCTGAAGACAGCGGGAATCAAATTTAGGCCCAGCAAAACACGGAGTTTCAGAGACATCATGTTTGAGCAGTGTTGCGTAGTAGGATTTCTCAAACTCCCTCCAGTAACTGTAGATGACTCAACCAAGTCCATTCTTCTGAACTTGGTAGCCTACGAGGCATGCCCTGATGCCCCTGATGACTTGGGGGTCACCTCTTACATATGCTTCATGGATTCACTGATTGATCATGCAGAGGACGTGAAGGAGCTGCAATCCAAGGGCATACTCTTGAACTACCTGGGTAGCGACCAGCAGGTGGCTGATCTGTTCAACGAGATAGCCAACAATTTGGTGGACAATCCTGAGCTTTACATGGAAGTCAGGATGCGGATTGAGGAACATTACAAGAACAGGTTTAGAGTATGGATCGCGGAGGGGCTGAACACCCATTTCAGTAGCCCTTGGACTTTTCTGGCTTTCTTTGGTgctttttttgcaatttttctgACTTCTGTTCAAACTTACTATGCAGTCTTCTCTCGGAAGTAA